Proteins found in one Sporosarcina sp. FSL K6-3457 genomic segment:
- a CDS encoding response regulator transcription factor — protein sequence MKEQILIIEDEENIARVLQLELEFEGYGTGIAHTGPDGLIKYREQAWDLVLLDLMLPGLNGLDVLRRIRATETSTPVILLTAKNDVEDKVAGLDLGANDYVTKPFEIDELLARIRSALRFSTKSVVEKDKNFHEFAGLSIHEQTREVKRAGRTIDLTPREFDLMLHLLKHPNQVLSREQLLAAVWGFDYYGETNVVDVYIRYVRKKVDTGEKSSLIQTVRGVGYVLKEQITNEA from the coding sequence ATGAAAGAGCAAATATTGATTATAGAAGATGAAGAGAATATCGCACGTGTCCTTCAGCTTGAGCTTGAATTTGAAGGGTACGGAACAGGGATTGCGCATACAGGGCCCGATGGGTTGATTAAATACCGTGAGCAGGCGTGGGATTTAGTGCTTCTTGATTTAATGTTACCTGGGTTGAATGGTCTTGACGTGCTTCGCCGGATTCGTGCAACGGAAACGTCTACTCCAGTCATTTTATTGACAGCGAAAAACGATGTAGAGGATAAGGTGGCAGGGCTTGATCTTGGGGCGAATGATTATGTGACGAAGCCTTTTGAAATCGACGAACTGCTGGCGAGAATTCGTTCAGCACTACGATTTTCGACGAAGTCAGTTGTTGAAAAAGACAAAAATTTTCATGAGTTTGCGGGCCTATCCATCCATGAACAGACACGTGAAGTAAAGCGGGCCGGTCGTACGATTGACTTAACACCGCGCGAGTTTGACCTAATGCTTCATCTACTTAAGCATCCGAACCAAGTATTATCGCGTGAACAATTGCTCGCTGCGGTTTGGGGATTTGATTATTATGGGGAAACGAATGTTGTTGATGTCTATATCCGTTATGTCCGAAAGAAAGTAGATACGGGTGAAAAGAGCTCACTTATTCAAACGGTTCGTGGCGTTGGGTATGTATTGAAAGAGCAGATTACTAATGAAGCTTAA
- a CDS encoding undecaprenyl-diphosphate phosphatase produces MELFDLIKALILGFVEGMTEFAPVSSTGHLIIVDDMWLKTKDFLGDRSAFTFKIVIQLGSILAVVIVFWKRLLSLVGLYKIDGQKMNSSFNLLHVIIGMLPAVIIGFALKDLIDEQLSGVETVIFALVAGSILMIVADKFGPKKPWVNTLDQITYKQAFTVGLVQCLSLWPGFSRSGATISGGVLFGMNHKTAADFTFIMAVPIMAGASLVSVMKNWEELSMDDLSFYIVGFISAFIFALISIRFFLKLITRVKLMPFAIYRLVLAAVLAIIIFL; encoded by the coding sequence ATGGAGTTATTTGATTTGATTAAGGCGTTAATTCTTGGGTTTGTTGAAGGAATGACGGAGTTTGCTCCGGTATCCTCAACAGGGCATTTGATTATTGTTGATGATATGTGGCTGAAGACAAAGGATTTTCTTGGAGACCGTTCGGCTTTCACATTTAAGATTGTGATTCAATTAGGTTCGATTTTAGCCGTTGTTATCGTCTTTTGGAAGCGTCTACTCAGTTTGGTAGGGCTGTATAAGATTGACGGACAAAAAATGAATTCGAGCTTCAATTTACTGCATGTTATTATTGGGATGCTACCCGCGGTCATTATTGGCTTTGCACTGAAGGATTTAATTGACGAACAACTTTCAGGTGTAGAAACGGTAATATTTGCATTAGTTGCAGGTTCTATTCTAATGATTGTAGCTGATAAATTCGGTCCAAAAAAACCATGGGTTAACACATTGGACCAAATTACATACAAGCAGGCGTTCACAGTCGGTCTTGTACAGTGTTTGTCACTATGGCCAGGCTTTTCACGTTCTGGTGCAACGATTTCAGGTGGTGTGCTGTTTGGCATGAATCATAAGACGGCTGCCGATTTTACCTTCATTATGGCGGTTCCGATTATGGCAGGCGCAAGCCTTGTGTCGGTGATGAAAAACTGGGAAGAGCTTTCAATGGATGATCTGTCCTTTTACATCGTTGGATTCATCAGTGCATTTATCTTCGCACTCATTTCTATCCGTTTCTTCTTGAAACTTATTACACGCGTCAAGCTCATGCCATTCGCGATTTACAGACTTGTTTTGGCCGCTGTGTTGGCGATTATTATTTTTTTATAA
- a CDS encoding SAR2788 family putative toxin, translated as MFKKTLLYSIIFTIIVTYTLPRDVFAQTPYIQGDKTNQDILELINSTQEVTHINSDSANIVVKETISEELSDVVETTTIVTEKNIIIETTIDAPELNAESTLLFDMESNEFIMDFSTEDENGELINQTYKVFLTSLSEDEFKAFLVNMDTGEILEVDSAELQASIVPVVAILVGFLVRSGLSWIIKEYGKTAIKSVVKDVAKKMAKKSLGKGSTGRQIAKDLVEELFMDHVLDDPLDGATEFTAMKLNDSRWHHSDGWVKMERKLKTKEGQNVVIHFVFNKKTKKFDDFKFKE; from the coding sequence ATGTTTAAAAAAACTTTATTGTATAGTATTATTTTTACTATCATAGTAACTTACACATTACCAAGAGATGTATTTGCTCAAACTCCTTACATACAAGGAGATAAAACCAATCAAGATATTTTAGAGTTAATTAATTCTACACAAGAAGTTACACATATAAACTCTGATTCCGCAAATATTGTAGTTAAAGAAACAATTAGTGAAGAATTATCTGATGTTGTTGAAACAACTACAATAGTGACAGAAAAAAATATTATCATTGAAACTACAATTGATGCGCCAGAATTAAATGCTGAAAGTACTTTATTATTTGATATGGAAAGTAACGAGTTCATTATGGACTTTTCAACTGAGGATGAGAATGGCGAGTTAATTAATCAAACTTATAAAGTTTTCTTAACTAGCCTTTCAGAAGATGAATTTAAAGCTTTCCTTGTTAATATGGACACAGGTGAAATACTCGAAGTGGATTCTGCAGAATTACAGGCATCTATTGTGCCTGTTGTAGCTATATTGGTTGGGTTTTTAGTACGCTCAGGTCTTAGTTGGATTATTAAAGAGTATGGAAAAACAGCCATTAAGTCCGTTGTAAAAGATGTAGCTAAAAAAATGGCCAAAAAATCGTTAGGTAAAGGTAGTACTGGAAGACAAATAGCTAAAGATTTAGTTGAAGAATTATTTATGGATCATGTATTAGATGATCCATTAGATGGTGCTACAGAATTCACAGCTATGAAATTGAATGATTCTAGATGGCATCACAGTGACGGTTGGGTAAAAATGGAACGAAAATTAAAAACTAAAGAGGGACAGAATGTAGTAATACACTTTGTATTCAATAAAAAAACAAAGAAATTTGATGACTTTAAATTTAAAGAATAA
- a CDS encoding M20/M25/M40 family metallo-hydrolase: MNELKWGTSSTLRSLLCELVSWDSRTLTEGERTFAPKVAGKLKELTYFRDNPSYLELHDAGLGRQLVTALYKHPQATETIVLISHFDTVWTEEYGVLEPLAFSPEELTKKLLEHMEDLPEAARIDLESGKYLFGRGTMDMKMGLALHMQLIEKASIEKWPINLMLVTVPDEEVNSAGMRAAVTELVRIREEQGLTYKLFLNSEPSFSQKPMDIAEYVYSGTIGKIMPAALFYGKETHVGEPMKGMTANYIASFLTQRMEWNELFRETDLGESTPLPVSLQQKDLKLQYSTQTPYRAVALYNVFLLKRTAAEVMDLFEQVANEAMAACNDSYKIICDREQVAGIGDVRVLRYEQLLEHAIQKLGQEEVERWKQEVLQNDDWDDREKSLRIVDNLMIQCQELAPATVLLYAPPYYPAINSSDNPLVIQSIELMKESAKTFDNTVEQIHYFNGICDLSYVNYEDDTNGWAAFESNTPVWGDTYSIPFADMAKLKAPVLNVGPFGKDAHQRTERLHVDSAFVEMPVMLETLVKSMFVMNGSSRAIRD; this comes from the coding sequence ATGAATGAACTGAAATGGGGAACATCTTCGACGCTTCGATCATTGTTATGTGAACTCGTCAGTTGGGATAGTCGGACATTAACGGAGGGAGAGCGAACGTTTGCACCGAAAGTTGCGGGGAAGTTGAAAGAGTTGACGTACTTCCGTGACAATCCGAGCTATTTAGAATTACATGATGCTGGTTTGGGGAGGCAGCTTGTCACGGCTTTGTACAAGCATCCGCAGGCAACTGAGACAATTGTGCTTATTAGCCATTTTGATACGGTGTGGACGGAAGAGTATGGCGTGTTGGAGCCACTGGCTTTTTCCCCTGAAGAGCTGACGAAAAAACTATTGGAACATATGGAAGATTTACCGGAAGCGGCACGTATCGACCTAGAATCGGGCAAGTATTTGTTTGGTCGCGGCACGATGGATATGAAAATGGGCTTGGCCCTTCATATGCAACTAATTGAAAAAGCAAGCATCGAAAAATGGCCAATCAATCTAATGTTGGTGACAGTTCCTGATGAAGAAGTGAACTCTGCGGGTATGCGCGCTGCGGTGACGGAACTCGTCCGTATTCGTGAGGAGCAAGGGCTAACGTACAAACTATTTTTAAATAGTGAGCCTTCCTTTTCTCAAAAACCGATGGATATTGCAGAGTATGTATACTCAGGGACTATTGGGAAAATTATGCCGGCCGCATTGTTTTATGGTAAGGAAACGCATGTTGGTGAGCCGATGAAAGGCATGACTGCAAACTATATCGCATCCTTTTTGACGCAGCGTATGGAGTGGAATGAATTGTTCCGCGAAACAGATTTAGGAGAGAGCACGCCATTACCGGTCTCGTTGCAGCAAAAAGATTTGAAGTTGCAATATTCAACACAAACGCCGTACCGTGCCGTGGCATTGTATAATGTCTTTCTATTAAAACGCACTGCGGCTGAAGTAATGGATTTGTTTGAACAAGTGGCCAATGAGGCGATGGCTGCTTGCAACGATAGCTATAAAATTATTTGTGATCGAGAGCAAGTGGCAGGTATAGGAGATGTAAGGGTGTTACGCTACGAGCAACTCCTAGAACATGCCATACAAAAACTCGGTCAAGAAGAAGTCGAACGTTGGAAACAAGAAGTACTCCAAAATGATGACTGGGATGACCGTGAAAAATCGCTACGCATCGTCGATAACCTAATGATTCAGTGTCAGGAACTTGCGCCGGCAACCGTGTTGTTATATGCACCGCCATATTATCCTGCCATTAACTCGTCGGATAACCCACTTGTTATACAGTCCATTGAGTTGATGAAGGAGTCAGCGAAAACATTTGATAACACAGTTGAACAAATCCATTATTTCAATGGTATTTGCGACTTGAGTTATGTCAATTACGAAGATGATACAAACGGCTGGGCTGCATTTGAAAGCAATACACCGGTATGGGGCGATACGTACAGTATTCCTTTTGCGGACATGGCTAAGCTGAAGGCGCCAGTGCTGAACGTCGGGCCTTTTGGAAAGGACGCACACCAACGAACAGAACGTTTGCATGTCGATAGCGCATTTGTTGAAATGCCTGTCATGTTAGAAACACTTGTGAAAAGTATGTTTGTCATGAATGGAAGCTCGCGAGCTATCAGAGACTAA
- a CDS encoding YfcC family protein, which yields MNSKIGDNKQVKRKWEMPDTYVILFLVLLIAVLATYITPAGSFERVAVDGVERVVADSYEQVERNPAGFMDIFLALQSGMVQSGSLIFLVLFAGGAFEVIERTGAIRGGILKAVDKMQGKEFWLIAVISTLFALGGAIGAVANSVIPFVAIGIIIARALRLDAIVAVAITFGATFAGFNVGFLNPYTVGIAHSIAGLPLFSGMLFRVIVFVIIVGITIYYTWRYAKGILADPSKSLIGILDNSEDSSEELTAPFTARHKLILSFVGLALLFFVFATVQFGWTIDHMAAFFIIIGLVSGVIAGMNYNKVAIVFLEGCQKLVYGAMIIGVARAILIVMENAHILDTAVYALAIPLETMSPIFAALGMFVANTALNFVIPSGSGSAMIVMPILSPLADMIGITRQVAVQAFQFGDGLTNSIFPTSGVLMASLAVAGVPWSKWVKWMLPLFIIWNVIAVIMLVIGVLIGWGPF from the coding sequence ATGAATTCAAAAATAGGGGACAATAAACAAGTCAAAAGAAAATGGGAAATGCCCGATACTTACGTAATTCTTTTTCTCGTCTTATTAATAGCTGTTCTCGCAACTTATATTACACCCGCAGGCTCATTTGAGCGTGTGGCTGTAGATGGCGTTGAAAGAGTGGTAGCGGACTCTTATGAACAAGTAGAAAGGAATCCTGCTGGATTTATGGACATTTTTTTAGCCTTGCAATCTGGTATGGTTCAATCCGGTAGTTTAATTTTTCTTGTCCTTTTTGCGGGTGGGGCATTTGAAGTCATTGAACGTACCGGGGCGATTAGAGGTGGAATCTTAAAAGCAGTAGATAAAATGCAAGGCAAGGAATTTTGGCTCATCGCTGTTATTTCTACTTTGTTTGCATTAGGTGGGGCTATCGGTGCAGTTGCAAACTCGGTTATTCCATTCGTGGCGATTGGTATCATCATCGCGAGAGCACTTCGACTTGATGCAATCGTTGCGGTCGCCATTACATTTGGAGCGACGTTTGCGGGTTTCAATGTAGGCTTTTTAAATCCTTATACAGTTGGGATTGCTCATTCAATTGCTGGCCTTCCATTGTTTTCGGGAATGTTGTTCAGGGTTATCGTATTTGTCATTATCGTCGGCATAACGATTTACTATACCTGGAGATATGCGAAAGGTATTTTGGCTGATCCGTCAAAAAGCTTAATTGGCATCTTGGATAATTCTGAGGATTCAAGTGAAGAGTTAACAGCTCCTTTCACTGCCCGACACAAACTAATCTTAAGTTTTGTTGGTCTAGCCTTACTTTTCTTCGTTTTTGCGACGGTTCAATTTGGCTGGACAATAGACCATATGGCCGCATTCTTTATCATTATCGGACTTGTTTCTGGGGTAATAGCGGGAATGAATTATAATAAAGTTGCGATTGTATTTTTGGAAGGATGCCAAAAACTAGTCTATGGTGCTATGATTATAGGCGTAGCAAGAGCCATCCTCATTGTAATGGAGAATGCACATATTTTAGATACAGCTGTATACGCTCTTGCCATTCCATTGGAAACGATGTCACCTATATTCGCTGCACTGGGCATGTTTGTGGCCAATACTGCTCTTAACTTTGTAATTCCATCAGGAAGTGGCTCGGCGATGATTGTTATGCCGATTTTGTCTCCGTTGGCAGATATGATTGGTATTACTCGTCAAGTTGCTGTACAAGCATTCCAATTTGGGGACGGTTTAACGAATAGTATTTTCCCGACATCAGGCGTTTTAATGGCGAGCCTTGCTGTTGCAGGGGTCCCATGGAGTAAATGGGTAAAATGGATGTTGCCTCTCTTTATTATATGGAACGTAATAGCAGTAATTATGTTAGTAATAGGTGTACTCATTGGATGGGGACCATTTTAA
- a CDS encoding IclR family transcriptional regulator, with amino-acid sequence MQSIDRAMAITSVLATHMTDNGISISDLSKECELPLSTMHRLLKAMIKQGMVEQDAHTKCYRLGTIWLEYGLQVYDSMDYVNKIRPELERLMRGVDESVYLSKPSGLEAIIIERIDSENNPIRIYDQLGLRIPMHIGAANKAMLANMPTVKSNAILKELLPIEQLPVMEVALKKIKKQGYAISHGEKTEGTSSVAVAVRDGLGEVVGAVSIGFVSFNLTESRMEFLIEKAIETGKRISEKLGSTVAQD; translated from the coding sequence ATGCAATCAATTGACCGTGCCATGGCCATAACAAGTGTCTTGGCAACGCACATGACAGACAATGGCATATCCATTTCAGACCTTTCCAAAGAATGTGAGTTACCCCTTAGCACCATGCATAGATTGTTAAAAGCAATGATTAAACAAGGTATGGTAGAGCAGGATGCACATACAAAATGTTATCGACTCGGGACCATTTGGCTGGAATATGGTTTACAAGTGTATGATTCGATGGACTACGTCAATAAAATAAGGCCCGAGTTAGAACGCTTGATGAGAGGCGTAGATGAGAGTGTTTATCTTAGTAAGCCATCGGGATTGGAAGCGATTATTATTGAAAGAATTGATAGTGAAAACAATCCCATACGGATCTACGACCAACTTGGTTTACGCATCCCCATGCATATCGGGGCGGCCAATAAAGCGATGCTTGCCAATATGCCGACTGTAAAATCGAACGCCATATTAAAAGAACTCTTACCGATTGAACAGTTACCTGTAATGGAGGTCGCACTTAAAAAAATAAAAAAACAAGGATATGCAATAAGCCATGGGGAGAAAACAGAAGGTACTTCCTCTGTCGCTGTGGCTGTTCGAGATGGGCTAGGAGAAGTCGTAGGTGCAGTTAGTATAGGGTTTGTTAGTTTTAATCTCACGGAAAGTCGGATGGAGTTTCTTATTGAAAAAGCGATAGAGACGGGTAAACGCATATCGGAGAAACTAGGGTCTACTGTGGCTCAAGACTAA
- a CDS encoding ArsR family transcriptional regulator, whose protein sequence is MVKKIRLGLFGAEDSLEIMQSVIVQFPEFSCISISYWQDDEIIEKLTANMDDVDMWLFSGQIPYGYAKKWSGISQPMFYVPSSGSSLYRTLLHIAYQQKIPFSQLSFDTFNPAELERIFLESEIDFKPGFLKHYEEEIPTDEVVQYHYDLWKEGKTQAAVTCLKNAQHALIALGVPAFRVLPAQSAIISTLALIRQTDETLHFKESQIAVQMIEFDSFSSLTKDTFSTDEIHKVEIKMTEKLLEYTKKINGSLKSAGPGRYMIFTTRGPLQEITKEFTVTPDQTVLQLTGENTVTCGIGIGQTAYEAEINAGIALLHAKDYDKGSWMVVFDDKTITGPLGQPEQIIYGIAPEKLQALSQQTSLSVVTLSKLESILRKIGKMEISAHDLASYMKIMPRSARRILTELEAKGLAQVVAEETLHPRGRPRKIYQIML, encoded by the coding sequence ATGGTGAAGAAAATTCGATTGGGCTTGTTCGGTGCGGAGGATTCCTTAGAAATTATGCAATCGGTGATTGTACAATTTCCTGAATTTAGTTGCATATCTATTTCTTATTGGCAGGATGATGAAATTATAGAAAAATTGACTGCGAACATGGACGATGTGGATATGTGGCTATTTTCTGGGCAAATTCCCTATGGATACGCCAAGAAATGGTCTGGCATCTCACAGCCCATGTTTTATGTACCTTCTTCCGGATCTAGTCTCTATAGAACGTTATTGCATATTGCTTATCAACAAAAGATTCCGTTTAGCCAATTAAGCTTTGATACATTCAATCCTGCTGAACTGGAACGGATTTTCCTAGAATCAGAGATTGATTTTAAACCCGGTTTCTTAAAACACTACGAAGAAGAGATCCCTACAGATGAAGTGGTGCAGTACCACTATGATCTATGGAAAGAAGGAAAGACGCAAGCTGCAGTCACTTGTCTGAAAAATGCCCAACACGCACTCATCGCTCTTGGTGTACCTGCGTTTCGGGTCCTTCCGGCACAATCTGCAATCATTTCGACATTGGCACTTATTCGACAAACAGATGAGACTTTGCACTTTAAAGAATCACAAATTGCAGTACAGATGATTGAATTCGATTCTTTTTCCAGCTTAACAAAGGACACTTTTTCAACAGATGAAATCCATAAAGTTGAAATCAAAATGACTGAAAAACTATTGGAATATACAAAGAAGATAAATGGTTCGCTCAAGTCAGCTGGTCCAGGACGTTATATGATATTTACAACACGCGGACCCTTGCAAGAAATTACTAAAGAATTCACGGTCACTCCAGATCAGACAGTTCTTCAGCTTACTGGAGAAAATACTGTTACATGTGGAATTGGGATTGGACAAACTGCCTATGAAGCGGAAATTAATGCAGGAATCGCCTTATTGCATGCCAAGGACTATGACAAGGGCTCATGGATGGTCGTTTTTGATGATAAAACAATTACGGGGCCACTTGGGCAACCTGAACAAATCATCTATGGAATTGCCCCAGAGAAATTACAAGCGTTAAGCCAACAAACCTCATTAAGCGTCGTCACGTTGAGTAAACTGGAATCTATTCTAAGAAAAATCGGGAAAATGGAAATAAGTGCCCATGACTTAGCCAGCTATATGAAAATCATGCCACGCAGCGCGCGCAGAATTTTGACTGAGCTTGAGGCGAAAGGATTGGCGCAAGTAGTTGCCGAAGAAACCCTCCATCCAAGAGGGAGACCAAGAAAAATTTATCAAATCATGTTATGA
- a CDS encoding M20 family metallopeptidase, translating into MRNTEFSNLVEEIQDEVIGWRRYLHEYPELSFQEDKTAQFIYETLQSFDNLEISRPTKTSVMARLIGSQPGKTLAIRADIDALPIQEENSLSFSSKNAGIMHACGHDGHTAILLGTAKILSSFQHRIKGEIRFLFQHAEELAPGGAQEMVREGVMNGVDMVIGAHLWSPIETGKFGVLSGPVMSSPDTFTITIIGLGGHAGLPHQTIDAIAIGAQVVSNLQHIVSRKVDPLDSVVLSVTKFAGGSALNIIPDSVELAGTVRLFSTEQRIIIHELMERIVKGITEAHGASYTFSYNNGPDPVINDEKTTYVIEETVRELWGDQALAQMKPNMGGEDFSAFLGKAPGTFFFTGSGNRDLGTDYPHHHPRFDIDESALKNGVNMFVHAAFKLLNH; encoded by the coding sequence TTGAGGAATACAGAATTTAGTAATTTGGTTGAAGAAATTCAAGATGAAGTAATTGGTTGGCGTAGATATCTTCATGAGTATCCGGAGCTGTCCTTTCAGGAGGATAAAACAGCTCAATTTATTTATGAAACTCTTCAGTCTTTCGATAATCTAGAAATTTCCCGCCCCACAAAAACAAGTGTAATGGCACGTCTTATTGGGTCCCAGCCAGGGAAAACGTTGGCGATTCGCGCGGATATCGACGCTTTACCCATCCAAGAAGAAAATTCACTATCATTTTCATCCAAAAATGCAGGCATCATGCATGCTTGTGGTCATGATGGTCATACAGCCATCCTGCTAGGGACGGCGAAGATCCTTTCATCCTTTCAGCATCGAATCAAAGGCGAAATCCGTTTCTTATTCCAACATGCCGAAGAGTTAGCTCCGGGTGGTGCCCAAGAAATGGTGCGTGAAGGTGTAATGAATGGGGTCGACATGGTCATTGGGGCTCATCTCTGGTCACCCATTGAAACGGGGAAATTCGGTGTCTTGTCCGGACCTGTAATGTCCTCACCCGATACGTTCACAATTACAATTATCGGTCTCGGAGGACATGCTGGCCTGCCACATCAGACTATCGATGCGATTGCCATTGGCGCACAAGTCGTTAGCAACTTACAGCATATTGTCTCCCGGAAAGTAGATCCATTGGATAGTGTAGTCCTTTCCGTTACCAAGTTTGCAGGTGGCTCTGCTTTGAATATCATTCCTGATTCTGTTGAATTAGCTGGTACAGTCCGTCTTTTTAGCACTGAACAACGCATCATCATCCACGAGTTGATGGAACGTATTGTAAAAGGGATTACCGAAGCGCATGGTGCCTCCTATACTTTTTCCTACAATAACGGTCCTGATCCCGTCATAAACGATGAAAAAACAACCTATGTCATTGAAGAAACTGTGCGTGAACTATGGGGAGACCAGGCATTGGCGCAGATGAAACCGAATATGGGCGGCGAAGATTTTTCTGCTTTCCTGGGGAAAGCGCCAGGCACATTCTTCTTTACAGGATCAGGGAATAGAGATTTGGGTACCGATTATCCCCATCATCATCCTCGTTTCGATATAGATGAAAGCGCTTTAAAGAATGGAGTAAATATGTTTGTCCATGCAGCCTTTAAGTTACTAAATCACTGA
- a CDS encoding S8 family serine peptidase, which produces MKNISILFTLFVLLILFSCDDKTKELVLNDKYCKANWAICSILNSKAIKNSSDERIIKIAILDSGINDNHSALKGLVKSSYNAINDSLETQDFFGHGTAIAGIIAAKPNKENVTGILSNVQLFDVQVLDEKGRGKIESVIKGIQWSIEQDVDIINMSFGFQNDSDLLKAAIKEALNQGIVIVAAAGNTFGLYTDYPAKYEGVLSISAIDVQLQHYSLAATGKIDFVAPGVDIPILGEINNEHIVSGTSFATAYATSIIAYHLSKSSNSDIFSSEVIAIKNVGNKKYNGHGMLYIP; this is translated from the coding sequence ATGAAGAATATATCAATTTTATTTACACTGTTTGTATTATTAATATTATTCTCTTGTGACGATAAAACAAAGGAATTGGTATTAAATGACAAATATTGCAAGGCCAATTGGGCAATCTGTTCTATATTAAACTCAAAGGCAATAAAAAATTCTTCTGACGAAAGAATTATAAAAATTGCTATTTTAGACAGTGGTATAAACGATAACCATTCGGCTTTAAAAGGATTAGTGAAAAGTAGTTACAATGCTATAAATGATTCATTAGAAACACAGGATTTCTTTGGGCATGGGACAGCCATTGCAGGAATTATTGCAGCCAAACCAAATAAAGAGAATGTCACGGGGATACTTTCTAACGTTCAATTATTTGATGTTCAGGTACTAGATGAAAAAGGTCGAGGAAAGATTGAGAGCGTTATAAAAGGTATACAGTGGAGTATCGAACAAGATGTAGACATAATTAATATGAGCTTTGGGTTTCAAAATGATTCCGATTTATTAAAAGCTGCTATTAAAGAGGCATTGAATCAAGGCATTGTAATTGTTGCAGCAGCTGGAAATACTTTTGGATTATATACTGATTATCCAGCTAAATATGAAGGTGTATTATCTATTTCGGCAATCGATGTTCAATTACAACATTATTCATTAGCTGCCACTGGAAAAATCGATTTTGTCGCACCTGGAGTGGATATACCAATACTAGGGGAAATAAATAATGAGCACATAGTCAGTGGAACATCATTTGCAACTGCATATGCTACCTCAATTATTGCGTATCATCTCTCCAAATCTAGTAATTCAGATATTTTTTCTTCAGAAGTCATAGCTATAAAAAATGTAGGTAATAAAAAATATAATGGGCACGGAATGTTATATATTCCGTAA